The window AAAGCGGTTGCCGCTCTCGCCGGCAAGGCTGCCGGGCGGCTCCGACGTTTTCGAAAAGTCCCTTTTCTTGCGATAGACCTGTAGCTTCGATGTCGCCATGTCCCTACGCTATGGCTTATGCGGCGAGCCCGCAATATGACGTTGAAGTCAACGCGGAAAGGCGTGTTGAACATTAGGAAGGGGAGGGCAGAGATGGGAGAAAACCATCGCTGGTTGAATGTACCGGCAAGCTGGGAAGGCGACGAAAGGGCGCTGTCGCTCAAGACGGACGGCAATACGGATTTCTGGCGTGAGACCTTCTATGGGTTCGTCCGGGACAGCGGCCACGCCTATCTCCGATCGGTTTCCGGCGACTTCACCGCCTGCGCCACGATCACGGGCGCCTACGAGCAACTCTACGACCAGGCCGGGCTGATGTTGCGGCTCGACGAGGAGAACTGGATCAAGTGCGGCATCGAATATACCGATGGGCTGATGCATTTCAGCGTCGTCGTCACGCGCGGCGTTTCGGACTGGTCGGTGATCCCTCTCCATGACGCGACGCCTTCCGACGCGATCGAGGTGCGGCTGACGCGCCATGGCGACGCGGTCCGGGTGCAGTTCCGCTTCGGCGATGCGCCCTGGCAGATGGCGCGACTTTGCCCGTTTTCAGCGGCGGATGCCGAGATCGGTGTCATGGCCTGCTCTCCGGAGCGCGCAGGCTTTGAGGCAGGCTTTCGCGACTTCACGGTCGGTCCGGCGATTCTCCGCGCGCTGCACGAGGATTGACGGCTGTGAAGAGCATCGCGTGAATGCGAATGCACTTTATCTCTTTTTCTCGGGCATGCCGTGGTGCCCAAACCTCCGCGCGCTTCGACATGCGCTGGAGCATCCCGGTTTCAAACGGAATCATTGAAAGCGGATAAGAGCGTCCTTGTGCGTTCGTTTGAACGCACGGCGCTCTACGCGATCGCGCGCGGTGTCAGACTGGTCGGCCGGCAGGATTCGCGGATCATCAGGCGCCCCTGCAGCACGAGCCGGCGCGGCGTCGCCGGACTCTTGCCTGAAAGACGGTCGAGAATGAGCTGTGCCGCCTGCTCACCGATCGCCTGAACCGGCTGGGCGATCGTCGTCAGATGCGGTTGGAAAACATCCGCCCAGGGGAAATCGTCGAAGCTTGCGACGGACACGTCTTCCGGGCACTTGAGGCCGATATCGCGGATCGCCTTCATCACGCCGATGACCATCAGGTTGTTTGCGGAGAAGATCGCAGTCGGTCTCTCGGCGCTCGCGAGCAGTTGCATCGTAGCCTTGTAGGCGTCCTTTTCGCGGAAGTTGCCGATCCGCACGAGGCGGTCCTCGTAAGGTAGCTTCGCCGCTTCCAATGCGGCCTTGTAGCCCGCCAGGCGCTCTCGTCCCGTCGACGTATCGAGCGAGCCTGAAATATAGCCGATGCGGCGATGGCCGAGGCCGAGCATATAGAGGGTCGCATCCTGAACCGCACGGCGGTTATCGAGCACGACGGCATCGGTATCGACCCCGTCCAAGAGCCTGTCGATCAAAACCGTCGGCAGATTGGCGCCGGCAATAATGCGCTTCAGCGTCTCGTCGTCTCCCGCGGGCGCGATGATCAGGCCGTCCACGCTTCGATCGATCAAGAGCTCGATCTGTTCGTCCTGCATCTCGACGTCCTCGTCGTTGCAGCAGAGCATCACCGCGTAGCCGGCGCGATGGAGGACATCCTGGATCACCGCCACGACGTCGGTGAAGAACGGGTTCGTGATGTCGGCCACCATCAGGCCGACCGTACGCGTGATGCCGAGCTTGAGACTGCGGGCGATCGCATTGCGCTTGTAGCCGATGACCTGGATCGCCTCTTCGATGCGGGCGCGCAGTTCGGGGCTGACGGGAGCGGACCCGTTGATCACCGCAGAAACCGTGGCCACCGAGACGCTCGCGGCCTTCGCGACGTCGAGCATCGTGGGTGCGGTGGATTTTCGTAAACGGCGGCGCTGCATCTTTGATCAAAACGTTTCGAAATTCGATTGGAAAAACCTTATGTGAGCCGGTGAATTTGTGCAATAGCGGGCGTCGACTCGGTTTCCTGGCCGCTTGACACACTCGAAACGTTTAGAATAGGCTGCGAAAGACATGCGAAATGATCGTCGGATATCGGTGGTGGGGAGGCCGCCAATGTCATGCGCGATGATAATGCAATCTCGCCTCATCCTGATCCGCACAGCGATCACCGGCGCGTCGTTCTGACCGCCGAAGGCGTTTCCAAGTCCTTCGGGGGTGTTGCTGCGCTCAAGGATGTGCGCTTCGATCTGCGCGCCGGCGAGATCCATGCCCTCATGGGCGAAAACGGCGCCGGCAAATCGACGCTGATGAAGATCCTTTCCGGCGTCTATGCGGATTATGACGGCCTCGTGCGTGTCGATGGCGCGCCGGTGCGCTTCTCGACAGTCAGGGATGCAGAGGCGGCCGGGATCGCCATCATCCATCAGGAGCTCAATCTCGTGCCGGAGCTCCGTGTCGCCGACAACATCTTTCTCGGCCGCGAACGCGTGATCGCCGGCCTCTTCGTCGATCGCAAGGCAAGCCTCGATGCGTCGCGCGTGCTGCTGCGTCGTCTTGGCATCGAACTTGATCCCGAAGCGCGCGTCGGTCAGCTCCGGGTCGGCGAGCAGCAGCTTGTCGAGATTGCCAAGGCGCTCTCGCTTGAGGCGCGCATTCTCATCATGGACGAGCCGACCTCTGCGCTTTCGCCCGGCGAGTGCGAGCGGCTCTTCAAGATCATGCGGCAGCTCGCCGCCGATGGCGTCGGCATCATCTATATTTCCCATCGCATCGACGAAGTGATGCACTTGAGCGACCGCATCACCGTCTTTCGCGATGGTCGCCATGTCTGGACCCGGCCGAGGGCTGAACTCGACGAAGACAAGGTCATCGCCGCCATGGTCGGGCGCAGCCTGCTCGACGCGCAGCGGATCGACCGATCGACGCGGGGCGACCCGGTGTTGTCGGTGCGTGGCCTCTCGCTTTCGACGTCCAGCCGGCATGGCTGGCGCGATGTGCTGAAGGGTGTGAGCTTCGACGTGCGCGCCGGCGAAATCCTCGGCATCGGCGGGCTGCTCGGTGCCGGGCGCACCGAAATCCTGGAGACGATCTTCGGTTCGAGCGATGGTCGGCGCGGCGGCGAGGTCAGCCTCGATGGCACGCCGGTCGACATCCGCTCTCCGCTCGATGCCCGCCGCCTCGGCATCGCGCTGGTGACGGAAGACCGGAAAACCCAAGGGCTGCATCTCCACGACTCGATCACGGACAACGTGGCTCTGCCGCTGGTCGGTCGGCTGGCGCGTTTCGGTTTGCGGTCGTTCGATGCCGAGGGTGCGCTGAGCAGGAAGGCTGTCCAGACGCTCGGCGTGCGCTGCGGCAGCATCGACCAGATCGCCGGGACCCTCTCGGGCGGAAATCAGCAGAAGGTGGTGATCGGCAAATGGCTTGCCACCGGGCCGCGCGTGCTTCTGCTCGACGAGCCGACGCGCGGCATCGACGTCGGCGCGAAGCGCGAGATCTACGACCTTATCTTCGCGCTCGCGGGGGAGGGGCTGGCGATCGTGGTGGTTAGCTCCGAATTGCCGGAGCTGCTGCATCTTGCCGACCGGATCCTGGTGATGGCGGAGGGCCGTCAGACGGGCCTTATTTCCCGGGAGGAGGCGAACGAGGAGCGCCTCATGCAGCTCGCCGCGCCGCGGGGCGGTGCGCTTGGAAGGGCCGTTGCATGACATTCTTAAGACTTTTATCGCAGACGAAACTCTATTGGGGCCTGATCGCCATCTTCCTGATCGGCGTTCTCTCCTCGCCGGTGACCTCGTCGGGCAGAAACATCTTTCTTTCTTCCGGCAACCTTCTCGACGTGCTGCGGCAAGTTTCGACGACGGGTCTTGTCGCCACCGGCATGACGGCTGTCATTCTCACGGGCGGAATAGATCTCTCCGTCGGTTCGCTGATGGCGATCTGCAGCGTCGTTTGCGCCATGCTTTTGACCGTACCCGGCGAAACGCCTGCCGTTTTCCTGGGGATCCCGGCTGTCGGATTGGCGTCGCTTCTTATCGGTGCGGTCGTCGTTCGCTTCATTTTCGTCAATATCGAAAAGACGCGAAGCGGCATCGCCAATATCCGGGACGTGCACCTCGATCGTATGCGCGGCACGCTGCTGCCCGCCGTCGGCGGTGTCATTCTATGCGCCCTCGTCTTGAGCTTCCTGCTGCCGCAGGTGCAGACAAAGTTCGGCGTGCTCGGGGTGCTTCTGGTCGCGTCAGCGGTAGGCTTGCTCTTCGGGGCGATCAATGGCGCGATCATCGTTGTCGGCAGGCTGCAGCCGTTCATCGTCACTCTGGCGATGATGGTGACGGCACTTGGCATCGCCCGGCTGACCGCCGGCCAGAACAATGCGGTACTGCCCGTTTATACCGGGAGCAACGCCACCGCGGATTTCGACGTGCTTCGCCAGCTCGTCTTCGGCATCGTACCGATGCCGGGCATCTTCTTCATCGCCGCGATCATCCTTTACAGCGTCGTTCTGCGCTTCACGCCCTTCGGCCGCTACGTCTATGCGATCGGGGGCAACGAGGAGGCGGCGCGGCTCTCCGGCATCAATGCCGGGCGGGTAAAGATCGTCACCTACGCGATCTCAGGGCTGCTCGCCGGCATCGCCGCGGTTCTCTACGTGGCACAGTATCGGCAAGGCAAGCCGGATGCCGGGGCGGGGCTGGAGCTCGACGCGATCGCGGCTGTGGTGATCGGCGGCACAAGTCTCATGGGCGGGCGCGGAAGTCTCGCCGGTACGTTCTGCGGCGTTCTGATCTTCGGTCTGCTCTCCAATATCCTGCAGCTCCACAACATCAACTCCAATCTTCAGCTGGTGCTGAAGGGCGTGATCATCATCGGCACGGTGCTCGTCCAGGAGCGCAACGCCTACGATGTGCTCGCCCATTTGCGGCTGACAAGCCGCCGCCCGGCGCAGCGGGAAACGGCCGCGGAGGAGCGGGCGTCAAGAGAGACCTTGTCTCTAACCATGGGAGGAAAGGAAGAATGAAACGTCGTGACATCATGAGACTGGCGGCCTTTGCGGCCGTTCTGGCTGCCACCACCGCCCTCTTGCCGGGCAAGGATGCGCTGGCGCAGGACAAGAAGTGGCGCATCGGCTTCAGCCAGGCGACCACCATCGAGCCGTGGCGCGCGCAGTTCAACAAGGACATCATCGCCGAAGCGGCGAAACATCCGGAAGTCGAGCTCATCGTCACGGACGGCGAGGACAAGACGGAGAAACAGGTCGCCGACGTCGAGAACCTGATCCGTCAGGAAGTCAATGCGCTGCTCATCTCGCCGAAGGAATCGGCCGGTCTGACCGGCGTTGTTCAGCAGGCGATCGACGCGAAGATCCCCGTCTTCGTCCTTGACCGCAACGTCGAGACCGACCAGTACACCCAGTTCGTCGGCGGCGACAACAAGCTGATCGGCCGGGCGGCGGGCGAATATGCGGTCGAGCTTCTCGGCGGCAAGGGCAAGGCTCAGGGCAATGTCGTCGAGATCTGGGGTGGCATGGGCACGCAGCCGGCGCATGATCGGCACGATGGCTTCCACGAATTTACCGACAAGGAACCGGGCATCAAGAACCTGCTCGACCAGCAGTCCGGCGATTGGAAGCAGGACCAAGCCTATAACATCATGGCGACGGCGCTCCGCAACAACGAAAAGATCGACCTCGTCTACGGCCACAACGACCCGATGGCCTACGGCGCCTATCTGGCGGCGAAGGACGCCGGCCGTGAGAAGGATATCAAGTTCATCGGCATTGACGCCTTGCCGGGTGAAGGCGTGACCTGGGTCAATAACGGCGAACTCACAGCGACCTTCCTCTATGCGACGCCCGGTGCCGAAGGGCTCCGTCAGGCGATCAAGTTCCTGAACGGGGAAAAGGTCGAGAAGACCGTGACGCTCGACACGATGAGGGTCACCAAGGAGAACGCTGGCCAGATCATGAAGGACAACGGCCTGTAATCCCTTTGCGCCCGTGCGACCTCAATCTCCCCCCTTGTGTGGGGAGGATGCCCGGCAGGGTGGGGGTGCCACCCAGGGGCCTTTCGAATGGCTGCATGTCTTCAATCGGTTCCGACCGAGGGAAGCATGCGGCAGCGGGCGGCGGGAGATGGACGAGGGGCACCCGCCGCCCCCTTTATCGCATCATCGCGAGCGCGGCGGCAAAGAAATCGTCGCCGCCGAAATTACCCGACTTCAGGGCGAGAAGCATGTCGCCCTGGGGATTGCCGACCGTTCGCAGCACCGGCACGCCCGGCGCGATTTCCGGACCGATCAGGAACGCCGGAATGGCAAGCTTGTCCACCGCCGCACCGGAGGTTTCCCCGCCAGCGACGACGAGCCGCCGGGCGCCTCGTGCCACCAGTTCGGCGGCGATCGCCGAGGTGGCGGCCTCGATTGCGCGCCCCGATATTTCGCGCCCATAGCGCGATTGAAGTTCGGAAACGGCCTCCGGCGTGGTGCTGGCGGCAATGATGATTGGCCCTGCCTCCATTCTCGCCTCCGCCCAGGAAAGTGCGGCTGAGATTTCGTCCGGCGCGGCGGTGAGCAAGCGTTCGGGATCGAGCCTCAGGACCGGCATTGCCTGTTCGGCGATGGCAAGCTGGCGAAGGGTGGCG of the Sinorhizobium chiapasense genome contains:
- a CDS encoding DUF1349 domain-containing protein, with the translated sequence MGENHRWLNVPASWEGDERALSLKTDGNTDFWRETFYGFVRDSGHAYLRSVSGDFTACATITGAYEQLYDQAGLMLRLDEENWIKCGIEYTDGLMHFSVVVTRGVSDWSVIPLHDATPSDAIEVRLTRHGDAVRVQFRFGDAPWQMARLCPFSAADAEIGVMACSPERAGFEAGFRDFTVGPAILRALHED
- a CDS encoding sugar ABC transporter ATP-binding protein — protein: MRDDNAISPHPDPHSDHRRVVLTAEGVSKSFGGVAALKDVRFDLRAGEIHALMGENGAGKSTLMKILSGVYADYDGLVRVDGAPVRFSTVRDAEAAGIAIIHQELNLVPELRVADNIFLGRERVIAGLFVDRKASLDASRVLLRRLGIELDPEARVGQLRVGEQQLVEIAKALSLEARILIMDEPTSALSPGECERLFKIMRQLAADGVGIIYISHRIDEVMHLSDRITVFRDGRHVWTRPRAELDEDKVIAAMVGRSLLDAQRIDRSTRGDPVLSVRGLSLSTSSRHGWRDVLKGVSFDVRAGEILGIGGLLGAGRTEILETIFGSSDGRRGGEVSLDGTPVDIRSPLDARRLGIALVTEDRKTQGLHLHDSITDNVALPLVGRLARFGLRSFDAEGALSRKAVQTLGVRCGSIDQIAGTLSGGNQQKVVIGKWLATGPRVLLLDEPTRGIDVGAKREIYDLIFALAGEGLAIVVVSSELPELLHLADRILVMAEGRQTGLISREEANEERLMQLAAPRGGALGRAVA
- a CDS encoding LacI family DNA-binding transcriptional regulator, which translates into the protein MLDVAKAASVSVATVSAVINGSAPVSPELRARIEEAIQVIGYKRNAIARSLKLGITRTVGLMVADITNPFFTDVVAVIQDVLHRAGYAVMLCCNDEDVEMQDEQIELLIDRSVDGLIIAPAGDDETLKRIIAGANLPTVLIDRLLDGVDTDAVVLDNRRAVQDATLYMLGLGHRRIGYISGSLDTSTGRERLAGYKAALEAAKLPYEDRLVRIGNFREKDAYKATMQLLASAERPTAIFSANNLMVIGVMKAIRDIGLKCPEDVSVASFDDFPWADVFQPHLTTIAQPVQAIGEQAAQLILDRLSGKSPATPRRLVLQGRLMIRESCRPTSLTPRAIA
- a CDS encoding ABC transporter permease; protein product: MTFLRLLSQTKLYWGLIAIFLIGVLSSPVTSSGRNIFLSSGNLLDVLRQVSTTGLVATGMTAVILTGGIDLSVGSLMAICSVVCAMLLTVPGETPAVFLGIPAVGLASLLIGAVVVRFIFVNIEKTRSGIANIRDVHLDRMRGTLLPAVGGVILCALVLSFLLPQVQTKFGVLGVLLVASAVGLLFGAINGAIIVVGRLQPFIVTLAMMVTALGIARLTAGQNNAVLPVYTGSNATADFDVLRQLVFGIVPMPGIFFIAAIILYSVVLRFTPFGRYVYAIGGNEEAARLSGINAGRVKIVTYAISGLLAGIAAVLYVAQYRQGKPDAGAGLELDAIAAVVIGGTSLMGGRGSLAGTFCGVLIFGLLSNILQLHNINSNLQLVLKGVIIIGTVLVQERNAYDVLAHLRLTSRRPAQRETAAEERASRETLSLTMGGKEE
- a CDS encoding substrate-binding domain-containing protein, giving the protein MKRRDIMRLAAFAAVLAATTALLPGKDALAQDKKWRIGFSQATTIEPWRAQFNKDIIAEAAKHPEVELIVTDGEDKTEKQVADVENLIRQEVNALLISPKESAGLTGVVQQAIDAKIPVFVLDRNVETDQYTQFVGGDNKLIGRAAGEYAVELLGGKGKAQGNVVEIWGGMGTQPAHDRHDGFHEFTDKEPGIKNLLDQQSGDWKQDQAYNIMATALRNNEKIDLVYGHNDPMAYGAYLAAKDAGREKDIKFIGIDALPGEGVTWVNNGELTATFLYATPGAEGLRQAIKFLNGEKVEKTVTLDTMRVTKENAGQIMKDNGL